One Solanum lycopersicum chromosome 2, SLM_r2.1 genomic region harbors:
- the LOC138341746 gene encoding LOW QUALITY PROTEIN: uncharacterized protein (The sequence of the model RefSeq protein was modified relative to this genomic sequence to represent the inferred CDS: deleted 1 base in 1 codon; substituted 1 base at 1 genomic stop codon), with the protein MAYFGESLVGIASEWFIDQDITNWHTWDDLARCFVQQFQYNIDIVPDRSSLANMKKKTTENFREYAIRWREQAARVKPPMKESEMIDVFLQAQEPDYFHYLLSAVGKTFAEVIKVGEMVENGIKSGKIVSQAALKATTQVLQNGSGNIGGKKRREDVATIVSAPRTHVLGNSPQHYFPSQAPQYSMPYTPYHVFNTQPIAPPSYPQWRAPTPQNHPPPPQVHQNTARIPFRPRPQYKKGNDVKGEFTPIGESYASLFQKLRTLNVLSPIERKMSNPPPRNLDYSQHCAYCSNAPGHNIERCWYLKRAIQDLIDSNRIIVESPSGPNINQNPLPRHPETNMLEMMKGHEEFASPYKPILRVGNGIEKSANVVDLTKTMPLGAEGVLEKLSPSNTPILTVKGALEDVWASPSKAKSFVPKGPNKPILIVRGAHIPPVIIKPVSQLPMTNPKVVPWNYEPTVVTYKGKEIDEEIDEIGGITRSGRCYVPVELRKTKNDQIQMKSPVTEGEAEEFLTKMKLSDYSVVEQLRKTPSQISLLSLLIHSDEHRKAVMKILNEAHVPSKVTVSQLEKIAGRIFEVNRITFSDDELPKEDVIGEIELVLTIGPVDFAVNFQVLDINASYNLLLGRPWVHKAGAVPSTLHQMIKFEHDRQEVIVHGEGDLSIHKDSSFPFINADNENEALVYQASEVVVIEHVPEGSVIPKPNMSIASVMVVNELMKHGFEPGKGLGICLQGRAYPVSLPKSIGTFGLGYQPRVEDKMNAKKQKRDVWSLTKPIQPIYKSFIKARKTESYQSSFPEPVMKVSEEMINYFQDLFVEVDMVELGEGTSDKDVQFIGPDVNLNNWEATPLPVKDESCSFYADSSDMTCMQNFSPDLNIQSNLRPNIEIISQEIEHDEDRVFEEVRRDFNHFENKSNPNMSETETINLGDQEIIKETKISVHVQHQKDDIIQALFDYKDVFASSYDDMPGLSTDMVVHKLPIDPNFPPIKQKLRKLKTDMSVIIKEEITKQLEAKVIQVSQYPSWLANIVPVPKKDGKVRMCVDYRDLNKASPKDDFPLPNIHILLDNCAKHEVASFVDCYAGYHQIIMDDEDAEKTSFITPWGTYCYRVMPFGLKNAGATYMRAMTTMFHDMMHREIEVYVDDVIIKSKKQSNHVKDLRRFFERLRRYNLKLNPAKCVFGVPSGKLLGFIVSRKGIELDPSKIKAIQELPPPKNKTEVMSLLGRLNYISRFIAQLTTTCEPIFKLLKKNATVEWTEECREAFEKIKSYLSNPPVLVPPEPGRPLILYMSVLDNSFGCVLGQHDDTRKKERAIYYLSKKFTVYEAKYTLLERTCCALTWVAQKLKHYLSSYTTYLISRMDPLKYIFQKPMPTGRLAKWQILLTEFDIIYITRTAMKAQALADHLAENPIDEEYEPLKTYFPDEEISCIDEVIHDNDQGWKLFFDGASNRKGVGIGAVLMSESGEYYPISAQLRFYCTNNMSEYEACILGLRLAVDMGIQELLVLGDSDLLVHQIQGEWETRDPKLIPYQHCLQGLCQRFVXIKFRHIPRMHNEIADALATLSSMLQHPDGAHIDPLYIQIRDQHAYCNMIEEEFDGKPWFHDIKTYLQSGECPSDVTGNQKKTIRQLARGFFLSGGILYKKTPDLGLLRCVNAQEASTIMIEVHSGVCGPHMNGYVLAKKILRAVACNVCSMAFRGWGIDVIGPIEPKASNGHRFILVAIDYFTKWVEAVTFKSVTKKVVVDFIHFNIICRFGIPKVIITDNAANLNSHLMQELCHRFKIEHRNSTPYRPKANGAVEAANKNIKKILRKMVQSSRQWHEKLPFALLGYRTTVRTSVGATPYSLVYGTEAVIPAEIEIPSLRIIVEAEIDDDEWIKTRLEQLSLIDEKRLTSVCHGQLYQRRMARAYNKKVRPRHFEEGQLVLRRILPHHAETKGKFSPNWRGPFVVKRVLPNGALYLADIEGKVTETIINADAVKRYYI; encoded by the exons ATGGCCTATTTTGGGGAAAGCTTAGTAGGGATTGCATCTGAATGGTTCATAGATCAGGATATCACCAACTGGCACACATGGGATGACTTGGCTCGATGTTTTGTACAGCAATTCcaatataatattgacattGTCCCAGATCGCTCCTCGTTAGctaacatgaagaagaagaccacgGAAAATTTTCGTGAATATGCTATCAGATGGAGGGAACAAGCTGCTAGGGTTAAACCACCGATGAAGGAGTCAGAGATGATTGACGTTTTTCTCCAGGcgcaagaacctgattacttTCACTATCTGCTTTCTGCCGTAGGGAAAACATTCGCTGAAGTTATTAAGGTGGGGGAAATGGTGGAAAATGGCATCAAGTCTGGAAAGATTGTAAGTCAGGCTGCCCTAAAAGCCACAACACAAGTGCTTCAAAATGGTTCTGGAAATATTGGAGGGAAGAAGAGAAGGGAGGATGTGGCCACTATTGTATCAGCGCCTAGGACTCATGTTCTAGGTAATTCCCCACAACACTATTTTCCTTCCCAAGCTCCACAATATTCTATGCCATACACTccatatcatgtttttaataCACAACCAATTGCACCTCCTTCTTATCCACAATGGCGTGCACCAACTCCACAAAATCATCCACCACCCCCTCAAGTTCATCAAAACACTGCTAGAATTCCTTTCCGTCCTAGACCACAATACAAAAAGGGAAATGACGTTAAAGGTGAGTTCACTCCTATTGGGGAGTCGTATGCTAGCttgtttcaaaaattaaggacgTTGAATGTTTTGAGTCCTATTGAGAGAAAGATGTCGAATCCTCCCCCGAGAAATTTGGATTATTCTCAACATTGCGCATATTGTTCTAATGCCCCAGGGCACAACATAGAGAGATGTTGGTATTTGAAAAGGGCCATTCAGGATTTGATCGATTCTAATCGAATTATAGTTGAAAGTCCGAGTGGACCCAACATCAATCAAAATCCATTGCCGAGGCATCCTGAAACAAACATGCTGGAAATGATGAAGGGTCATGAAGAGTTTGCATCTCCTTATAAGCCAATCCTTAGGGTTGGAAATGGCATTGAGAAGTCAGCAAATGttgttgatttaacaaaaacgaTGCCTTTAGGGGCGGAAGGTGTGTTAGAAAAGTTGAGTCCATCAAACACACCCATCTTAACTGTGAAAGGAGCCCTTGAAGATGTTTGGGCAAGTCCGAGTAAGGCAAAATCGTTTGTTCCAAAAGGGCCAAACAAGCCTATCTTGATCGTGCGAGGGGCCCATATTCCTCCGGTGATTATCAAGCCAGTATCCCAGCTCCCAATGACTAACCCCAAAGTTGTTCCTTGGAATTATGAGCCTACTGTCGTGACATACAAGggaaaagaaattgatgaagaaattgatGAAATAGGAGGAATAACCCGTTCAGGGAGATGTTATGTCCCGGTGGAattaaggaaaactaaaaatgaccaaatacaaatgaagagtCCGGTCACTGAAGGAGAGGCAGAGGAATTCCTAACGAAGATGAAATTATCAGACTACTCCGTGGTGGAACAATTAAGAAAGACTCCATCCCAAATCTCTTTGTTGTCTTTGCTAATACATTCTGATGAACATCGTAAGgctgtaatgaaaattttgaatgaagcaCATGTTCCTAGTAAAGTTACAGTGAGTCAGTTAGAGAAGATTGCTGGGAGAATATTTGAGGTAAACCGCATCACCTTTTCGGATGATGAACTACCCAAAGAAG ATGTTATTGGTGAGATAGAGCTCGTACTAACCATAGGGCCTGTGGATTTCGCTGTGAATTTTCAAGTGTTGGATATCAACGCGTCCTACAATCTATTGTTGGGGAGGCCATGGGTGCATAAGGCTGGAGCCGTCCCCTCAACGTTGCATCAAATGATTAAGTTTGAACACGACCGACAAGAGGTAATTGTTCATGGTGAGGGGGATTTGTCAATCCACAAAGACTCTTCCTTCCCTTTTATCAATGCGGATAATGAGAATGAGGCACTAGTTTATCAGGCTTCTGAGGTAGTGGTTATTGAGCATGTCCCCGAGGGGAGTGTCATTCCAAAACCAAATATGTCCATCGCGTCTGTAATGGTGGTGAACGAATTGATGAAACATGGGTTTGAGCCGGGTAAAGGCTTAGGAATCTGCTTGCAAGGAAGAGCTTATCCTGTGAGTCTACCAAAGAGCATCGGTACTTTTGGCTTAGGCTACCAACCTAGAGTCGAGGACAAAATGAATGCAAAGAAGCAGAAGAGAGATGTATGGTCACTTACCAAGCCTATACAACCAATCTACAAATCTTTCATCAAAGCCCGTAAAACAGAATCTTATCAATCATCTTTTCCAGAGCCAGTGATGAAAGTTAGCGAAGAAATGATCaactattttcaagatttatttgtcgAGGTTGATATGGTGGAACTCGGAGAAGGCACTAGCGACAAAGATGTGCAATTCATTGGTCCTGATGTCAATCTAAACAATTGGGAGGCCACCCCTCTCCCCGTTAAAGACGAGTCTTG TTCTTTCTATGCCGATTCTAGTGATATGACATGCATGCAGAATTTTTCGCCAGATCTTAATATCCAATCTAATCTTCGAcctaatattgaaataataagtcAAGAAATTGAACATGATGAAGACAGAGTATTTGAAGAAGTAAGGAGggatttcaatcattttgaaaataagtcaaatccaAACATGAGTGAAACTGAGACGATAAATCTGGGGGATCAGGAAATTATTAAAGAGACTAAGATAAGTGTACATGTTCAACATCAAAAGGACGATATAATCCAGGCCTTGTTTGATTACAAAGATGTTTTTGCGTCAtcttatgatgacatgcctGGATTAAGCACGGACATGGTTGTTCACAAGTTGCCAATTGACCCTAATTTTCCTCCGATAAAGCAGAAGTTGAGAAAACTCAAAACCGACATGAGTGTAATAATTAAAGAGGAGATCACAAAACAACTTGAGGCCAAAGTCATTCAAGTCTCTCAATATCCTTCTTGGTTAGCCAATATCGTACCCGTCCCGAAGAAAGACGGCAAAGTTCGAATGTGTGTTGATTATCGTGATTTGAATAAGGCAAGTCCAAAAGATGATTTTCCTTTGCCTAACATCCATattttattggataattgtGCTAAACATGAGGTTGCATCTTTTGTGGATTGTTATGCGGGCTACCATCAGATTATTATGGATGATGAAGATGCagaaaaaacatcttttatcaCTCCATGGGGTACATATTGTTATCGTGTTAtgccttttggattaaaaaatgcaGGGGCAACTTATATGAGAGCAATGACAACCATGTTTCACGATATGATGCATAGAGAAATCGAAGTTTATGTAGATGATGTTatcattaaatctaaaaaacaGTCAAATCATGTGAAAGACTTAAGGAGATTCTTCGAAAGGCTCCGCAGGTATAATCTCAAGCTTAATCCTGCAAAATGTGTATTTGGAGTACCATCGGGGAAGCTTTTGGGGTTTATAGTCAGTCGAAAAGGTATCGAGTTGGATCCTTCAAAGATTAAAGCAATCCAAGAATTGCCACCTCCAAAGAACAAAACTGAGGTTATGAGCCTTCTAGGAAGGTTAAACTACATCAGCAGATTCATTGCTCAACTCACAACAACTTGTGAGCCTATCTTtaagttgttgaaaaagaatGCCACAGTCGAGTGGACCGAAGAATGTCGAGaagcttttgaaaaaattaagagtTACCTATCGAATCCCCCTGTGTTGGTTCCTCCCGAGCCGGGAAGACctttgatattgtatatgtcaGTACTGGATAATTCTTTTGGTTGCGTACTGGGTCAGCATGATGACACTAGGAAGAAAGAGCGGGCCATTTATTACCTCAGCAAGAAGTTTACCGTTTACGAAGCAAAGTACACCCTTCTTGAAAGAACGTGTTGTGCCCTAACTTGGGTAGCACAGAAGTTGAAACATTATCTTTCATCTTACACTACTTATCTCATCTCTCGTATGGATccgttgaaatatatttttcaaaagcccATGCCCACAGGCAGGCTTGCGAAATGGCAAATATTGCTCACAGAGTTTGACATTATCTATATAACGCGGACCGCAATGAAAGCTCAAGCATTGGCAGATCATTTGGCAGAGAACCCtattgatgaagaatatgaaccaCTTAAAACCTATTTTCCAGATGAAGAGATATCTTGTATCGACGAAGTTATTCACGATAACGATCAAGGTTGGAAGTTATTCTTTGATGGTGCCTCTAACAGGAAAGGAGTTGGAATAGGAGCTGTTCTTATGTCTGAATCAGGGGAATACTACCCCATATCTGCCCAACTTAGATTCTATTGTACTAATAATATGTCTGAGTACGAAGCGTGCATTTTGGGTCTGAGGTTAGCTGTTGACATGGGCATCCAAGAATTGTTAGTGTTAGGAGACTCAGACTTActagttcatcaaattcaaggagaatgggaaaCTCGAGACCCAAAGCTCATACCATATCAACATTGTTTACAAGGTCTTTGTCAACGATTCGTGTAGATAAAGTTTAGACACATTCCCAGAATGCACAATGAGATTGCAGATGCATTGGCCACTTTATCTTCGATGCTCCAACACCCTGATGGCGCCCATATCGACCCTTTATACATACAAATTCGTGATCAACATGCCTATTGCAACATGATTGAGGAGGAATTTGATGGTAAGCCTTGGTTTCATGATATCAAAACTTATCTTCAGTCTGGAGAATGTCCGTCAGATGTAACTGGTAATCAAAAAAAGACTATTCGACAACTAGCAAGGGGTTTTTTCTTAAGCGGAGGCATACTGTACAAGAAGACACCCGATTTAGGTCTTCTAAGGTGTGTAAATGCTCAAGAGGCTTCCACAATCATGATTGAAGTACACTCAGGAGTTTGTGGACCTCATATGAATGGATatgttctagccaagaagaTACTTCGAGC AGTTGCATGCAATGTCTGCTCCATGGCCTTTCGTGGC TGGGGAATAGATGTGATTGGACCGATAGAACCAAAAGCATCGAATGGTCACAGGTTCATCTTAGTGGCTATTGATTATTTTacaaagtgggtggaagcagtaACTTTCAAGTCAGTGACCAAGAAGGTCGTGGTGGATTTCATCCATTTTAACATCATCTGTCGGTTTGGTATTCCAAAGGTGATTATAACTGACAACGCTGCAAATCTCAACAGCCACTTGATGCAAGAATTATGCCACCGATTTAAGATTGAGCATCGAAATTCGACTCCGTATCGCCCAAAGGCAAACGGGGCTGTAGAAGctgctaacaaaaatataaaaaagatacttCGTAAGATGGTGCAAAGTTCTCgacaatggcatgaaaagttgcCTTTCgctttgttgggttatcgcACTACAGTCCGTACGTCAGTGGGCGCTACCCCATATTCACTAGTATATGGGACTGAGGCAGTTATACCTGCAGAGATTGAGATCCCGTCTTTACGAATCATTGTGGAGGCTGAAATTGACGATGATGAATGGATCAAAACTCGGTTAGAGCAATTaagtttgattgatgagaagcgTCTGACATCAGTATGTCATGGACAATTATATCAGAGAAGAATGGCACGGGCATACAACAAAAAGGTGCGTCCCAGACATTTTGAAGAGGGTCAATTAGTGTTGAGACGCATTTTGCCACATCATGCTGAAACCAaaggcaaattttctccaaattggaGAGGACCATTCGTTGTTAAAAGGGTATTACCCAATGGTGCTCTTTACTTAGCAGATATAGAAGGCAAAGTGACGGAAACGATCATCAATGCTGATGCTGTGAAAAGATATTACATATGA